The following proteins are co-located in the Apium graveolens cultivar Ventura chromosome 5, ASM990537v1, whole genome shotgun sequence genome:
- the LOC141723780 gene encoding uncharacterized protein LOC141723780, giving the protein MRHLLLPLLTPHRRIHPQSLLSLHLRAAHFKPHKPQPAPPPPTPPKPPKRPQTFSLHNQTWEDQYSWMSNLNDKVAMRHMDVYMEQEEKYTEAVMSDTLNLQAKLQHEMGPRIQFPLSSLPCRWGPWLYYRRVEEGKQYPVLCRRLVSKNEEFISNKSPSAGFDFTSGRRIEEKLLDYNKEAERFGGYAYEELSEVSPDHRFLAYTMYDKDNDYFKLSVRNLNFGSICNNPQADRVSGLAWAMDGKALLYVVTDDEQRPFRLYCNVLGTNEDVLLYEETEGNIHINIRHTKDFRFITVITFSAAYSKVFLINAADPFSGLTSVWECATKAHCIVEHHKGYLYLFTDAPREGQLSNYHYLLRTAFDSSSRPKKWENVLIDDPELIIEDVDFSDSYLVLLVREGRNYKLCSVDLPLPCGKGAVHLKELNPRYLSLPNHVCQISPGPNYDYYSSTMRFTISSPVMPDAVVDYDLSSGNWEIIQQQNLLHERRRVLYGSASAVRNPAISSISTNELDSDHDNLWNSLSEYFACEQYDVPSHDGVLVSLTVVYSRNKIKKTQNPGLLHGHGAYGELLDKRWRSELKSLLDRGWVIAYADVRGGGGWGKKWHQDGKCTKKYNSISDYISCAKFLIEREIVQKDKLAGRGYSAGGFLVASAINCCPDLFRAAVLEVPFLDPRNTLLNPVIPLTAYDYEEFGYPHDVEDFDAIQRYSPYDNIQKGVLYPAVLVTSSFKTRFGVWEAAKWVARVREDAIYDSKRPILLNLSTDIVEENRYLQCKESAFETAFLLKVMDS; this is encoded by the exons ATGCGCCACCTCCTCCTCCCTCTCCTAACCCCCCACCGCCGCATCCACCCCCAATCTCTCCTCTCCCTCCACCTCCGCGCCGCCCACTTCAAACCCCACAAACCCCAACCGGCCCCACCACCACCTACCCCACCAAAACCCCCAAAAAGACCACAAACATTCTCATTACACAACCAAACATGGGAAGACCAATACAGTTGGATGTCTAATCTTAACGACAAAGTAGCAATGCGACACATGGATGTTTATATGGAACAAGAAGAGAAGTACACTGAAGCTGTCATGTCTGATACTCTTAATCTCCAGGCTAAATTACAACACGAAATGGGCCCTCGTATTCAGTTCCCCCTCTCCTCTCTTCCGTGCCGCTGGGGCCCTTG GTTGTATTATCGCCGAGTTGAGGAAGGGAAACAGTATCCGGTTCTATGCAGGAGGTTAGTTAGTAAGAATGAGGAGTTTATTTCGAATAAAAGCCCGTCTGCCGGGTTTGATTTTACGTCAGGGAGGAGGATTGAGGAGAAGCTACTTGATTATAATAAGGAGGCTGAAAGATTTGGGG GTTATGCTTATGAGGAATTGTCGGAAGTGTCACCTGATCATCGTTTTCTTGCGTATACTATGTATGATAAGGACAATGATTACTTTAAGTTATCGGTTAGGAACTTGAATTTTGGATCTATTTGTAATAACCCTCAAGCTGATAGAGTGTCGGGTTTGGCTTGGGCCATGGATGGGAAAGCATTGCTTTATGTTGTAACTGATGATGAGCAACGGCCATTTAG GTTATATTGTAACGTTCTTGGAACAAACGAAGATGTATTGCTTTATGAAGAGACTGAAGGAAATATACATATCAACATAAGACACACTAAAGATTTTCGTTTTATAACTGTAATTACCTTTTCAGCCGCATATTCAAAG GTATTTCTGATAAATGCAGCTGATCCTTTTTCTGGATTAACTAGTGTCTGGGAGTGTGCAACAAAGGCCCACTGCATTGTAGAGCATCATAAAGGATATCTTTATCTTTTTACAGATGCTCCTAGAGAGGGTCAGCTTTCTAATTACCATTACCTTCTGCGCACTGCTTTTGACTCATCTTCACGTCCAAAAAAGTGGGAG AATGTGTTAATTGATGATCCAGAGTTAATTATCGAAGATGTTGATTTCAGTGACTCGTACTTGGTACTTCTTGTAAGGGAAGGTCGAAATTATAAACTTTGCTCGGTTGACCTGCCTCTGCCATGTGGTAAG GGTGCAGTTCATCTCAAAGAGCTGAATCCACGTTATCTATCCCTTCCAAATCATGTGTGCCAAATTTCACCAGGACCAAATTATGACTACTACTCCTCAACTATGCGATTTACCATATCTTCACCTGTG ATGCCTGATGCTGTTGTAGATTATGACTTATCAAGTGGTAACTGGGAGATTATTCAGCAACAGAATTTGCTTCACGAGCGAAGACGGGTTTTATATGGGTCCGCTTCTGCTGTTAGAAACCCCGCAATTTCATCAATCTCCACAAATGAACTTGATTCTGATCATGATAACTTGTGGAACAGCCTATCCGAATACTTTGCTTGTGAACAATATGATGTCCCCTCACATGATGgagttttggtttctttaactGTTGTATACTCGCGCAATAAAATAAAAAAGACCCAAAATCCTGGATTACTTCATGGCCATGGAGCTTATGGTGAGTTACTTGACAAAAGGTGGCGCAGTGAACTAAAAAGCCTTCTCGATCGTGGTTGGGTTATTGCATATGCAGATGTTAG AGGTGGAGGTGGTTGGGGTAAAAAGTGGCATCAAGATGGTAAATGCACAAAAAAATACAATTCCATTAGTGATTATATATCGTGTGCTAAATTTTTGATTGAGAGGGAGATCGTGCAAAAAGACAAGCTTGCTGGTAGGGGATACAGTGCAGGTGGATTTTTGGTTGCTTCAGCCATCAATTGTTGTCCAGATTTATTTCGCGCTGCAGTTTTAGAG GTTCCCTTTTTAGATCCAAGAAACACACTTCTCAATCCTGTAATACCACTTACAGCATATGATTATGAGGAATTTGGTTACCCTCACGATGTTGAGGATTTTGATGCTATACAGAGATATTCTCCCTATGACAATATTCAAAAGGGAGTTCTGTATCCAGCTGTTCTAGTCACCTCGTCCTTCAAGACAAG